In Nitrospirota bacterium, a single genomic region encodes these proteins:
- a CDS encoding putative toxin-antitoxin system toxin component, PIN family: MPRKRFKVFLDSNVIISGLFSDKGSPRIILDILSLDLPLLSAATGEYNIIEIERNLSKKMPNVLPVYNKYLHMLNLEVIPLPSYRDIKNLSGHIADKDVPVLASAIMSNSDFLVTGDKKDFSKLRGNYSFKILSPSEFLDIILPEILGALESD; the protein is encoded by the coding sequence ATGCCAAGAAAAAGGTTTAAGGTTTTTCTTGATTCAAACGTTATAATTTCAGGCCTTTTCTCGGACAAAGGTTCGCCGCGCATTATCCTTGACATCTTATCTCTTGACCTTCCCCTGCTCTCTGCCGCAACAGGCGAATATAATATTATTGAGATTGAAAGGAATCTCTCTAAAAAAATGCCTAATGTCCTTCCTGTATATAATAAGTATCTTCACATGCTTAACCTCGAGGTCATACCGCTGCCTTCGTATAGAGATATAAAAAACCTGTCCGGGCATATCGCGGACAAGGATGTTCCTGTGCTTGCGTCAGCCATAATGAGTAATTCTGATTTTCTTGTGACAGGAGATAAAAAGGACTTTTCAAAATTAAGGGGCAACTATTCTTTTAAAATCCTTAGCCCGTCAGAGTTCCTTGATATAATTCTTCCTGAGATTCTGGGAGCTTTAGAATCTGATTAA